GATTTTCTCAGTTTTCTCGAACGCGAGCCCCGCGTCGCGGTCAAGATCATCGCGCTGTTGTGCCAGCGCATCCGCTGGATGAGCGAGCGGATGGAGGAATCGATGCTGCAGCCGCTGCCGGTGCGGCTGGCGCGCCGGCTCTGCGCGCTGTCGTCCGATTTCGGCTCCGAGGTGCACATCTCGCAGGAGCAGCTCGGCGTGTTCGTCGGCGCCGCGCGCGAGAGCGTCAACCGTCAACTGCAGCTGTGGCGCAAGGACGGCATCCTGGACCTGCAGCGCGGCCGCATCCTGCTGCAGAACATGACCAAGCTGACGGCGGTGGCAAGGAACGAGTAGGGCGATAACGGCGCCTACTCCGCCGCGGGTGAATGCACGATGGCCGGCGGCGGCTTGTGGTCGCCCGGCGGCTGCTCGTTCTCGCCGCTGGAGACCAAGAGTTTCCTGCCGAAGCGCCAGATCAGCGCGCCGAGATCGTCCATCATCATGAACATCGCCGGCACGAACACCAAGGACAGTACGGTGGAGAACACCAGTCCGCCGATCACGGCGAGCGCCATTGGCGAGCGGAATTCG
The sequence above is drawn from the Bradyrhizobium sediminis genome and encodes:
- a CDS encoding Crp/Fnr family transcriptional regulator translates to MSKAAEFAVILKMNPMFADLGSDELQRISSLCHTQHLGVGEMLFQKGDAGDALFGVRRGQIRIETGASDGSRLTLNFLGPGDLFGEVAVLDGQSRTADATAGEPTELFVLRREDFLSFLEREPRVAVKIIALLCQRIRWMSERMEESMLQPLPVRLARRLCALSSDFGSEVHISQEQLGVFVGAARESVNRQLQLWRKDGILDLQRGRILLQNMTKLTAVARNE